A single genomic interval of Oncorhynchus gorbuscha isolate QuinsamMale2020 ecotype Even-year linkage group LG25, OgorEven_v1.0, whole genome shotgun sequence harbors:
- the LOC124014244 gene encoding chloride anion exchanger-like, which translates to MKQYVVTRPLYSEDAFADVHEKIHRHHKTVRHHVKQYFTCDLKRAKNAMLSLLPFIGWMRIYQLKEWLLSDIVSGVSTGLVAVLQGLAYSLLASLPPWYGLFTAFFPVIVYFFLGTSRHISVGAFPVLSLMVGAVVTRLVPDEGPPVNITGFEGLTSDEQRVMVAASVTFLMGIMQLAMGLLQVGFIVMYLSDTLVSGFTTAAAVHILVSQLKFVLGLVVPGLSGPLSIVYTLEKIFVQIEKTNVCDLVTSILIMVVVFIVKEINDRYKAKLPVPIPIEVIMTVIACGVSYAFNFRVNYKVDVVGRIPVGYESPMGPNMQIFGQTAVEAFPMAIVGFAVAFSVAKVYSVKHDYIIDGNQELIAFGASNIIGAAFKSFAASTALSRSAVQESTGGKTQIAGLLSALIVMVVTLAIAFLLEPLPKSVLGAVVIVNLKGMLMQIREVPYLWRRDRPDCVVWLVTCLASILLGLDLGLAVGLGIELLTVVFRAQFPRCSVLANITGTDIYKDRKDYMRIYEPEGVKIFRIPSPIFFANIDFFRGKLVEAVGFNPLRVLRKRNKALRTIRKLLKKGELQMTSKGLLLTSSGPIEESEDESNMEDLDQPTDFKDLPVQVNWNSELPANIHVPRVDVHSLILDFSAVSFLDISALKGLKAALKELIRVEVEVYIVACDAYILKKLHSCMFFDDEVKSSMFFLTLHDAMLHILEKHPVDSENTKVFEKVITTATIHGNQCNGVSSLRSRDRFVHVSESETKF; encoded by the exons ATGAAGCAGTACGTGGTCACCAGGCCACTCTACTCAGAGGACGCCTTCGCAGACGTACATGAGAAGATCCACAGGCACCATAAGACCGTGCGGCACCATGTCAAGCAGTATTTCAC TTGTGACCTCAAGCGCGCTAAGAACGCAATGCTCTCTCTGCTGCCTTTCATTGGTTGGATGAGAATCTACCAGCTGAAGGAATGGTTGCTGAGTGATATTGTATCTGGGGTCAGCACTGGACTGGTAGCTGTTCTACAAG GTCTGGCATACTCCCTgctggcctccctccctccatggtACGGACTCTTCACTGCCTTCTTCCCAGTGATCGTCTACTTCTTCCTTGGCACTTCCAGACATATCTCAGTAG GGGCGTTCCCTGTTCTGAGCCTCATGGTGGGTGCAGTGGTGACGAGGCTTGTGCCTGACGAAGGCCCCCCAGTCAACATCACTGGGTTTGAGGGGCTGACCAGCGATGAGCAGAGAGTAATGGTGGCCGCCTCTGTCACCTTCCTCATGGGGATAATGCAG CTGGCCATGGGTCTGCTGCAGGTAGGCTTCATCGTCATGTACCTGTCAGACACGCTGGTGTCTGGGTTCACCACCGCGGCTGCTGTCCACATCCTGGTGTCCCAGCTGAAGTTTGTGTTGGGCCTGGTGGTACCGGGACTCAGTGGACCGCTGTCGATCGTTTAT ACCCTGGAGAAGATCTTTGTCCAGATCGAGAAGACCAACGTGTGTGACCTGGTGACGTCCATACTGATCATGGTGGTGGTGTTCATAGTGAAGGAGATCAACGATAGATACAAAGCCAAGCTGCCTGTTCCCATCCCCATAGAGGTTATCATG ACTGTCATCGCTTGTGGCGTTTCCTATGCATTCAACTTCCGGGTGAATTATAAAGTTGATGTTGTCGGCCGTATTCCAGTGGG GTATGAGTCCCCTATGGGCCCGAACATGCAGATCTTCGGGCAGACTGCTGTTGAGGCGTTCCCTATGGCCATAGTGGGCTTTGCTGTAGCCTTCTCTGTCGCCAAGGTCTACTCAGTCAAACACGATTACATCATAGACGGAAATCAG GAGCTGATAGCTTTTGGGGCCAGTAACATCATTGGAGCAGCCTTTAAGTCATTTGCAGCAAGCACAGCTCTCTCCAGGAGTGCGGTACAGGAGAGTACAGGTGGTAAAACCCAG ATTGCTGGGCTACTGTCAGCGCTCATCGTGATGGTCGTCACCTTGGCTATCGCGTTCTTATTGGAGCCACTCCCAAAG TCGGTGCTGGGGGCAGTGGTCATAGTCAACCTGAAGGGGATGTTGATGCAGATCAGAGAAGTCCCTTACCTGTGGAGGAGAGACCGGCCCGACTGT GTGGTGTGGCTGGTGACCTGCCTGGCTTCCATCCTGTTGGGGCTGGATCTGGGGCTGGCTGTAGGCCTAGGGATCGAGCTGCTCACCGTTGTCTTCAGGGCTCAGTT CCCACGTTGCAGTGTCCTAGCCAATATCACAGGAACAGATATCTACAAAGACCGCAAGGATTACATGAGA ATCTATGAGCCAGAGGGTGTGAAGATCTTCAGGATACCGTCACCCATCTTCTTTGCCAATATAGATTTTTTCAGAGGCAAGCTGGTGGAAGCT GTGGGCTTTAACCCTTTGAGGGTGTTGAGAAAGAGAAACAAAGCCCTGAGGACGATCAGGAAACTTCTAAAGAAAGGAGAGCTGCAGATGACATCT AAAGGCCTACTGCTCACCAGCTCTGGTCCCATTGAGGAGTCTGAGGATGAGAGCAACATGGAGGATCTGGACCAGCCCACTGACTTCAAGGACCTTCCTGTCCAGGTGAACTGGAACTCTGAGCTTCCTGCCAACATCCATGTCCCCAGAGTAGACGTCCACAGCCTGATCCTGGACTTCTCAGCCGTCTCCTTCCTCGACATCTCTGCCCTCAAGGGACTCAAAGCG GCACTCAAAGAGCTCATTCGGGTTGAAGTTGAGGTCTACATTGTGGCATGTGACG CGTACATCCTGAAGAAACTGCACAGCTGTATGTTCTTTGACGACGAGGTGAAGTCGTCCATGTTTTTCCTGACTCTCCACGATGCCATGCTGCATATCCTGGAGAAACATCCAGTAGACTCTGAAAACACAAAAGTCTTTGAAAAG GTTATAACAACAGCCACTATCCATGGCAACCAATGCAATGGTGTGTCAAGTTTGCGTAGCAGGGACAGATTTGTACAT GTCTCAGAGTCAGAAACCAAGTTCTAG